From Amycolatopsis sp. WQ 127309:
GCTGAGGATACGATCTTTGGATGGCTTCCCTGAGAGCGCTGGAGTGTCTCGTCGCGATCGCCGACACCGGGTCGATCACCCAGGCCGCACGGCTGCTGCACTCGTCGCAGCCCGCCGTCTCCCACCAGCTCGCCACGCTGGAACGGGAGACCCGGACGGTCCTGGTGCGGCGTGACCGTCGCGGCGTCACGTTGACCCCCGCGGGCCGGGCCGCCGTCGCGGACGCCCGGCGCGCGGTCACCGCGGCCGCGGACGCGATCCGGGCCGCCCGTGCGGCCGGGGAGGCGGCCGGCGGGACGCTGCGGCTGGCGTGCGCGCAGAGCCTGTGCGTGCCGCTGGTGGCCCCGGTCATCCGCGGGTGGCACCGAAGTCACCCGGAGGTGACGGTGACCCTGCGGGAGTCGGCCGAGCTGGCCGAGCTGACCGGCTGGCTCGACTCCGGCGAAGTCGACCTGGTCCTCGTGCCGGCCCCCGTGCCCGACCGGCTGGCCGCCGCCGCGGTCACCGTGGCCGAGGAGGAGATCGTGCTGACGGCGCCGATCGGCCATCACCTGGCCGACCGGCCGGCCGTCCGGCTAGCGGATCTCGACGGCGCCCCGCTCGTGCACTTCGCGCCGGACAACGGCCTCGGTCTCTGGCTCGACCGAGCACTGGCCGAAGCCGGGGTGCGCCCGGAACCGGTGATGCGGACGTCGGTGACCACCGCGGCCCCGCAGCTCGCGGCCGCCGGCCTCGGCGTCGCCGTCTCACCGGTCAGCGCGGTCAGCCCCGGCTTCCCGGGAGTGGTCAGGTCGTTCTCGCCACGCTGGGTCCGGCAGCTGGTGGCACTGCGGCCCACCACTTCGGACCCGCTCACCGACCGGTTCGTCGAGGACCTGCGGGCTCACGGCGTGGGCGTGCCCGAGGACGTCCGGGCTCAGCTCGCAGGGAATACCGAGCCATCCGAATAGTGGATGGTGAGCCTTCGAAACATCGAGGCTGGTGGGGGAAGAACTCGGCGTGATCGCCGGTTGGAGGTGTCGAAATCCCCTCCTGCGAAAGGGAAAGTGACATGGGAGAGTCGTCTTTGCACGGCAAGCGCGTGGTGCTGATCGGCGGCACGGCCGGGTTCGGGCTGGCCACCGCCCGCGCGACGGCCGCGGTCGGCGGGCAGGTCGTGGTGGTGTCCAGCCGGCAGGCCAACGTGGCCGGGGCACTGGCCGAGCTGCCTGCCGATGCCCAGGGTGAGACGGCCGATGTGCGGGACGAGAACGAGGTCGAGGCCCTGTTCGAGCGGATCGGTCCGTTCGATCACCTGGTCTACACCGCCGGTGAGCCGATGACACCGGCGCCGGTGCTCTCCACCGGGATCAGTGCGATCCGGCAGTTCTTCGAGACCCGCTTCTGGGGTGCTTACGCCGCGGTGAAGTACGGCGCCCCGCACATCCGGCCCGGCGGCTCGATCGTGCTGTCCAGCGGCGGCTCCGCCCAGCGGCCGGGGCCGGGCTGGGCGGCGGCGTCCAGCGCGCTGGGCGCGATGGAAGCGCTGGGCCGGGCGCTGGCGGTGGAGCTGGCGCCGATCCGGGTCAACGTCGTGCGGCCCCACCTGGTGCGCACCGAAATGTGGCGGGAATACCCGGCGGAGGAGCTCGAAGAGATGTTCCGCACCACCGGCAGCGCGTTGCC
This genomic window contains:
- a CDS encoding LysR family transcriptional regulator — encoded protein: MASLRALECLVAIADTGSITQAARLLHSSQPAVSHQLATLERETRTVLVRRDRRGVTLTPAGRAAVADARRAVTAAADAIRAARAAGEAAGGTLRLACAQSLCVPLVAPVIRGWHRSHPEVTVTLRESAELAELTGWLDSGEVDLVLVPAPVPDRLAAAAVTVAEEEIVLTAPIGHHLADRPAVRLADLDGAPLVHFAPDNGLGLWLDRALAEAGVRPEPVMRTSVTTAAPQLAAAGLGVAVSPVSAVSPGFPGVVRSFSPRWVRQLVALRPTTSDPLTDRFVEDLRAHGVGVPEDVRAQLAGNTEPSE
- a CDS encoding SDR family oxidoreductase, which encodes MGESSLHGKRVVLIGGTAGFGLATARATAAVGGQVVVVSSRQANVAGALAELPADAQGETADVRDENEVEALFERIGPFDHLVYTAGEPMTPAPVLSTGISAIRQFFETRFWGAYAAVKYGAPHIRPGGSIVLSSGGSAQRPGPGWAAASSALGAMEALGRALAVELAPIRVNVVRPHLVRTEMWREYPAEELEEMFRTTGSALPVGRIGETADVARSYVHLMEQDYATGSVLTVDGGGLLV